A window of Vigna unguiculata cultivar IT97K-499-35 chromosome 4, ASM411807v1, whole genome shotgun sequence contains these coding sequences:
- the LOC114182558 gene encoding vegetative cell wall protein gp1-like → MSWFLGILFLSLIYGSVSEVQDKDDRSAVVVGTVYCDTCSQHDFTPETPFISGAKVGVECKFAHSEPSFEEEVETDEHGEFKVKLPFKVWKHAERIKGCSVKLISSSESNCDVPSVSTSSSVRLITRKQEEHIFSAGLFSFKPVEKPTFCDQKQSVSNPFTSEKNSAVDAAFPPLPFLPPIPFLPPIHFPPIPFPPIPFLPPIPFLPPIPFLPPNPFFPPSPPSPPQTPSPVQPPSSPPTESPPPSSPPPSPVPEPPSPLPEPPSPVPEPPSSLPEPPSPVPEPPSPVPEPPSPLPESPSSSPEPPNPLPEPPSALPEPPSSLPPHSAAPLNYYTV, encoded by the exons ATGAGTTGGTTTCTTGGGATTTTGTTCCTCAGTCTCATATATGGCAGTGTTTCAGAGGTTCAAGACAAAGATGACCGTTCTGCTGTTGTAGTTGGCACTGTCTACTGTGACACATGTTCTCAACATGATTTCACACCCGAAACCCCCTTCATTTCAG GTGCCAAAGTTGGTGTAGAATGCAAATTTGCGCATTCAGAACCAAGTTTCGAGGAAGAAGTGGAGACAGATGAACATGGTGAATTCAAAGTGAAGCTGCCATTCAAAGTGTGGAAGCATGCAGAGAGAATCAAGGGGTGCAGTGTGAAACTCATCAGTAGCAGTGAGTCAAATTGTGATGTGCCCTCAGTTTCCACCTCTTCTTCAGTGAGACTCATTACAAGAAAGCAAGAAGAACACATTTTCTCAGCTGGCTTGTTCTCATTcaaacctgttgaaaaaccaacCTTTTGCGACCAAAAACAAAGTGTTTCAAACCCATTTACATCAGAAAAAAATTCAGCAGTAGATGCTGCTTTCCCTCCCCTCCCATTCCTACCACCAATCCCATTCCTACCTCCAATTCACTTCCCTCCAATCCCATTCCCACCAATTCCTTTCCTACCTCCAATCCCATTCCTGCCTCCAATCCCATTCCTACCTCCCAACCCATTCTTCCCTCCAAGCCCACCAAGCCCACCCCAAACTCCAAGTCCAGTGCAACCACCTTCTTCACCACCAACCGAAAGTCCACCTCCATCGTCACCACCTCCAAGTCCAGTGCCAGAACCTCCCAGTCCATTGCCAGAACCTCCCAGTCCGGTGCCAGAACCTCCCAGTTCATTACCAGAACCTCCCAGTCCAGTGCCAGAACCTCCAAGTCCAGTGCCAGAACCACCAAGTCCATTGCCAGAATCCCCAAGTTCATCGCCAGAACCACCAAATCCATTGCCAGAACCTCCAAGTGCATTGCCTGAACCTCCAAGTTCGTTGCCACCACACAGTGCAGCACCACTAAACTACTATACAGTTTAA